A stretch of Dermochelys coriacea isolate rDerCor1 chromosome 6, rDerCor1.pri.v4, whole genome shotgun sequence DNA encodes these proteins:
- the LOC119857005 gene encoding up-regulator of cell proliferation-like isoform X1 yields the protein MEETVRDRVLGILEDLGEEFETFKSKLSEIQLQAGFGNIPWSTLRVAGPRALTEELLSWSKDENGVEVTRKVLRAINQEDLAARLTKTTGSGGSNPDQESETHQDPEMVGEELLKERKRALQDLLVTLKMEQHRSMKLGLKDLQEINQENLQNWIPWALEDLPWHFMRKVMALNGTARNTSLGQRAPGDQASGEENGGQGDGGNVLHHSNMDVRASLNPLDVLCAVLLCSDSFLQQEILLKMSMCQFALPLLLPALDTPKCTLMLWAMRAIVRKWRPHSLAESRRFIEESLVLTSMPTVSFVRMGSCSFSKSKLLNEVLSPSQQHHDFFIHRDMESGNVPREVADGLVEISWYFPGGNESSDLFPEPVAVTNLRGDIESHWLRFSFLTEVSSAVFIVTESISERQYALLSSLLGSATEYYFILGAQAEKYSQTLGFLSKLAPVLKLNKLNVLEKSNTTNQTEFVENLQHTIRSIMNSSNKRVNIEAMATAARELGVLVDEDCEECQSGSKWAREITMNMRDVSNCKTEMLKLQGDLWKTLTKVEKELCRMKEQGTVPPEDYKVQLKEKLSELHAQQNNCELNDGLIKFINGLEQLTAVEKHHFLKWLKYKLDHIAKDEHARLQAQYNALAGDPQKLEELGEFISAGSLGVEHFLRELGQLYEAEHAMVKEGKMAEIEKQFTRLPGIAADLMLEGFPMELIDGDASNIPLQWMTDVLTQLHVKLGEKSRMLVLTVLGVQSTGKSTLLNTMFSLQFAVSSGQSTHGAFMSLIKVAENFREDLGCDFILVIDTEGLKAPEPAKLEDSYQHDNELATLVIGLSDITIVDMAMTENVTEMKNVLQIMVHAFLRIKEIRQNPQCLFVHHNVRDMSAHGQNMRDRKHLLEQLDEMTKAAAKMEKLHKEVTFLDIMDYDPVIQDWYLPSLWHGVPPMAPVNLQYSESVGKLKKHLFQLIRIHSVEIPPKNIPQFTEWMKSLWNALKHENFCFSFRNPLATEAYNQLSAKFSELAWEFQKKMHLWLSEQETFIQNQAPEELETEIFTQLSRETQQKLQHEEDKIFECLEKYIKDGASGTYMLEIKEDFIRSSKSTTSTFHHYSHQQLERAKNNRKRHCRYYNSEAEFRKIIEQEVDKLLEDCRSRERKLNNEELEREFQAMWRGVLSESMLFSSMKQTIFQEMQSLLEEDLEIRGRLMHQEAGSLLHYSMSSFTMKKEHLDLAWSETLKELFTKENWLKAEELATSLMRQCSAYIDEKANSKADYDEIYCRELLCMINERLQQEDVSKLHTSSCFEVDLKFHILGEAAHVFQEIHDNFMKETDPQKSQKKLKLQYFSILKDLYLDKEVSHKRARDFCDQCLKPALVDYMNKRLGIAIADDILRSGQSIDYSSRGFFQFTTQKKLLEENDFYNYVRYIENYEDFVKTWIQRHLVDHYSENEGLEDLEKEILSTVIDRVRGTLENSKDKSNTVLAFTDNFCKVLQKDLVISKDSLVGIRFINTVNTGKFIAFIQTSLSHLEQQILAEFKNLETESKLSLLSVKPQDEIFKRVFGCGKQCPFCNVPCEAAGTDHKEHFASVHRPQGLGTYRCIETNILAYELCSSAVISNYIFQCPETQWKDHPFKDYRAIFPSWCIQPDPSINTSDYWKFVFKEFNQEFAERYHAEPADLPGDWEKITKEQALESLEEAFKMK from the exons GTGGTTCAAATCCAGACCAGGAATCAGAGACTCACCAAGACCCAGAGATGGTGGGGGAAGAACTTCTTAAAG agagaaagagagcactCCAGGACCTCCTGGTCACGCTGAAGATGGAGCAGCACAGAAGCATGAAACTGGGGTTGAAGGATCTCCAAGAAATAAACCAAGAAAATCTACAGAACTGGATTCCTTGGGCATTAGAGGATTTACCGTGGCATTTTATGAGGAAGGTCATGGCTTTGAATGGGACAGCCAGAAACACGAGCCTTGGGCAGAGAGCACCTGGTGACCAAGCCAGCGGTGAGGAGAACGGGGGACAAGGCGATGGTGGCAATGTTCTTCATCATAGCAACATGGACGTTAGagcttctctgaaccccctcgaTGTTCTCTGTGCCGTTCTGCTTTGCTCAGACAGTTTCCTACAGCAGGAGATCCTGTTAAAAATGTCCATGTGCCAGTTTGCCCTCCCTCTGCTGCTACCTGCCCTCGACACCCCCAAGTGCACCCTAATGCTGTGGGCCATGAGGGCCATTGTGAGAAAGTGGAGGCCGCACTCCCTGGCAGAGAGCAGAAGGTTCATAGAGGAGAGCCTGGTGCTCACGTCAATGCCAACCGTTTCCTTTGTGCGGATGGGGAGCTGCAGCTTCTCCAAGTCCAAACTCCTCAATGAGGTTCTCAGCCCCTCCCAGCAGCACCACGATTTCTTCATCCATCGCGACATGGAGTCTGGGAATGTCCCTCGGGAAGTTGCAGATGGGCTGGTGGAGATTTCCTGGTATTTCCCTGGGGGGAATGAGAGCTCAGATCTTTTCCCAGAACCCGTCGCGGTTACAAATCTGCGCGGAGACATTGAGTCGCACTGGCTGCGGTTCAGCTTTTTAACAGAGGTCTCCTCAGCAGTGTTCATAGTTACTGAGAGCATCAGTGAGAGACAATATGCACTGTTATCATCTCTGCTGGGATCAGCCACTGAATACTACTTCATCCTCGGTGCCCAGGCTGAGAAATATAGTCAGACTCTGGGTTTCCTTAGTAAATTAGCCCCAGTGCTGAAACTGAACAAATTAAACGTGCTGGAGAAAAGCAACACCACAAATCAGACAGAATTTGTAGAAAATCTCCAGCACACGATACGAAGCATAATGAACTCCTCTAACAAGAGAGTAAATATAGAAGCCATGGCTACGGCAGCACGTGAATTAGGTGTCCTGGTAGATGAGGACTGTGAGGAATGTCAGAGTGGAAGCAAGTGGGCTAGAGAAATTACCATGAACATGAGAGATGTGTCCAACTGCAAGACAGAAATGCTGAAACTCCAAGGAGATCTGTGGAAAACTTTGACTAAAGTTGAAAAAGAGCTGTGCAGAATGAAAGAACAAGGGACTGTCCCTCCTGAAGACTATAAAGTGCAGCTGAAAGAAAAACTGTCAGAGCTTCATGCCCAGCAAAATAATTGTGAGCTTAACGATGGGCTGATTAAATTTATCAATGGACTAGAACAACTTACTGCAGTGGAAAAACATCACTTCCTCAAATGGCTGAAATATAAGCTGGATCACATTGCTAAGGATGAACATGCCAGACTACAAGCTCAGTATAATGCTTTGGCAGGTGACCCACAAAAGCTAGAAGAACTGGGTGAATTCATCTCTGCCGGTTCCTTAGGGGTGGAGCATTTCCTGCGTGAGTTGGGGCAGTTGTATGAGGCTGAACATGCAATGGTGAAGGAAGGTAAAATGGCAGAAATCGAAAAGCAATTCACCCGTCTCCCAGGCATAGCAGCTGACCTGATGCTGGAAGGGTTTCCCATGGAGCTGATCGATGGAGATGCCTCCAATATCCCACTGCAGTGGATGACAGATGTTCTGACCCAGCTCCATGTCAAGCTGGGGGAAAAGTCCAGAATGCTGGTTCTAACGGTTCTGGGAGTGCAGAGCACTGGGAAATCCACCCTCCTCAACACCATGTTCAGCCTGCAGTTTGCAGTGAGCAGTGGCCAAAGTACACATGGAGCCTTCATGTCACTCATTAAAGTGGCAGAGAACTTTCGGGAAGACCTGGGCTGTGATTTCATCCTGGTGATAGACACAGAAGGCCTGAAAGCCCCTGAACCAGCCAAGCTGGAGGATAGTTATCAACATGACAATGAGCTGGCCACACTGGTGATTGGACTGAGTGACATAACAATTGTTGACATGGCCATGACGGAGAACGTCACCGAAATGAAGAATGTTCTGCAAATTATGGTCCATGCCTTTCTCAGAATAAAGGAAATCAGGCAAAACCCCCAGTGTTTATTTGTGCATCACAACGTCAGGGATATGTCTGCGCATGGACAAAACATGAGGGACAGGAAGCACCTCCTGGAGCAGCTAGATGAAATGACCAAAGCTGCAGCAAAGATGGAAAAACTACACAAAGAAGTGACATTCTTAGATATTATGGACTATGATCCAGTAATACAAGATTGGTACCTCCCCAGCCTGTGGCACGGAGTCCCTCCCATGGCGCCAGTGAACTTGCAATACAGTGAGAGCGTGGGGAAGCTGAAGAAACACCTGTTTCAGTTGATAAGAATCCATTCAGTTGAGATTCCTCCCAAAAACATTCCCCAGTTTACTGAATGGATGAAGAGCCTGTGGAACGCACTGAAGCATGAGAACTTCTGCTTCAGCTTCAGAAACCCCCTTGCCACGGAGGCCTACAACCAGCTGTCTGCCAAGTTTTCTGAACTGGCATGGGAATTCCAAAAGAAGATGCATCTCTGGCTGTCCGAACAAGAAACTTTCATCCAGAATCAGGCACCAGAGGAACTGGAAACCGAGATCTTCACTCAGTTAAGTCGGGAAACCCAGCAGAAACTGCAGCATGAAGAAGACAAGATTTTTGAGTGtttggaaaaatatataaaagatgGAGCATCAGGCACGTATATGTTAGAGATCAAAGAAGATTTCATCAGGAGCTCAAAAAGCACGACATCTACGTTTCACCATTATTCACACCAACAGCTGGAGAGAGCAAAGAACAATAGAAAGCGCCATTGTAGGTATTACAATAGTGAGGCTGAGTTCAGGAAAATAATTGAACAAGAGGTTGACAAGCTTCTGGAAGACTGCAGGAGTCGGGAGCGTAAACTGAACAACGAGGAACTGGAGCGGGAATTCCAGGCAATGTGGAGAGGGGTGTTGTCCGAGTCAATGTTATTTTCTTCAATGAAGCAAACCATTTTTCAAGAAATGCAAAGCCTGCTGGAAGAGGACCTGGAGATTCGAGGGAGACTGATGCATCAAGAAGCTGGGAGCTTGCTACATTATTCAATGAGTTCTTTTACAATGAAAAAAGAACACTTAGATTTAGCATGGTCCGAAACTTTGAAGGAACTGTTCACAAAGGAAAACTGGCTTAAAGCAGAGGAACTTGCTACATCCTTAATGCGCCAGTGCTCTGCTTACATTGATGAGAAAGCAAATTCCAAAGCAGACTATGATGAAATCTATTGCAGAGAATTGCTGTGTATGATCAATGAGAGACTCCAACAGGAGGATGTTTCAAAACTTCACACTAGTAGCTGCTTTGAAGTTGACCTGAAGTTTCACATTTTGGGAGAAGCTGCTCATGTGTTCCAAGAAATCCATGATAATTTTATGAAAGAAACTGACCCTCAGAAAAGTCAGAAGAAACTTAAACTTCAGTATTTCTCCATCCTGAAAGATCTTTACCTAGACAAAGAGGTAAGTCACAAGAGAGCCAGGGATTTCTGTGACCAGTGTCTGAAACCTGCCCTGGTGGATTATATGAATAAGAGGCTAGGAATAGCAATAGCGGATGACATTCTCAGAAGTGGACAGTCCATTGATTACTCCAGCCGGGGCTTTTTCCAATTTACCACACAGAAAAAATTGTTGGAGGAAAATGATTTTTACAACTATGTGAGATATATTGAAAACTATGAAGATTTTGTGAAAACCTGGATACAGAGACACCTGGTTGATCACTACAGTGAGAACGAAGGCCTGGAAGATTTGGAGAAAGAGATTCTATCCACTGTAATAGACAGAGTCAGGGGCACTCTGGAAAACTCCAAAGATAAGTCTAACACAGTCTTGGCCTTTACAGACAACTTTTGCAAAGTGCTGCAGAAAGATCTGGTCATTTCCAAAGACAGCTTAGTGGGGATACGGTTTATAAACACAGTTAACACTGGGAAATTCATTGCTTTTATTCAGACTTCCCTTTCTCACCTGGAGCAACAAATCTTAGCTGAATTTAAAAATTTGGAAACAGAGTCTAAACTTTCCCTTCTGTCAGTGAAGCCCCAGGATGAAATCTTCAAGCGAGTGtttggctgtgggaagcagtgtcCGTTCTGTAACGTCCCGTGTGAGGCAGCAGGTACTGATCATAAGGAGCATTTTGCATCAGTACATCGGCCTCAAGGATTAGGGACATACCGGTGCATTGAAACAAACATACTAGCTTATGAATTATGCTCCTCTGCTGTGATTTCCAATTACATATTCCAATGCCCGGAGACACAATGGAAGGATCATCCTTTTAAAGATTATCGCGCTATTTTTCCCAGCTGGTGCATCCAGCCAGACCCCAGCATCAACACCTCTGATTACTGGAAGTTTGTTTTTAAGGAGTTTAATCAAGAATTTGCTGAAAGGTATCATGCTGAACCAGCTGATCTCCCAGGGGACTGGGAAAAAATAACCAAAGAGCAGGCTCTGGAGAGCCTGGAGGAAGCATTCAAAATGAAATAA
- the LOC119857005 gene encoding up-regulator of cell proliferation-like isoform X2: MEETVRDRVLGILEDLGEEFETFKSKLSEIQLQAGFGNIPWSTLRVAGPRALTEELLSWSKDENGVEVTRKVLRAINQEDLAARLTKTTGSERKRALQDLLVTLKMEQHRSMKLGLKDLQEINQENLQNWIPWALEDLPWHFMRKVMALNGTARNTSLGQRAPGDQASGEENGGQGDGGNVLHHSNMDVRASLNPLDVLCAVLLCSDSFLQQEILLKMSMCQFALPLLLPALDTPKCTLMLWAMRAIVRKWRPHSLAESRRFIEESLVLTSMPTVSFVRMGSCSFSKSKLLNEVLSPSQQHHDFFIHRDMESGNVPREVADGLVEISWYFPGGNESSDLFPEPVAVTNLRGDIESHWLRFSFLTEVSSAVFIVTESISERQYALLSSLLGSATEYYFILGAQAEKYSQTLGFLSKLAPVLKLNKLNVLEKSNTTNQTEFVENLQHTIRSIMNSSNKRVNIEAMATAARELGVLVDEDCEECQSGSKWAREITMNMRDVSNCKTEMLKLQGDLWKTLTKVEKELCRMKEQGTVPPEDYKVQLKEKLSELHAQQNNCELNDGLIKFINGLEQLTAVEKHHFLKWLKYKLDHIAKDEHARLQAQYNALAGDPQKLEELGEFISAGSLGVEHFLRELGQLYEAEHAMVKEGKMAEIEKQFTRLPGIAADLMLEGFPMELIDGDASNIPLQWMTDVLTQLHVKLGEKSRMLVLTVLGVQSTGKSTLLNTMFSLQFAVSSGQSTHGAFMSLIKVAENFREDLGCDFILVIDTEGLKAPEPAKLEDSYQHDNELATLVIGLSDITIVDMAMTENVTEMKNVLQIMVHAFLRIKEIRQNPQCLFVHHNVRDMSAHGQNMRDRKHLLEQLDEMTKAAAKMEKLHKEVTFLDIMDYDPVIQDWYLPSLWHGVPPMAPVNLQYSESVGKLKKHLFQLIRIHSVEIPPKNIPQFTEWMKSLWNALKHENFCFSFRNPLATEAYNQLSAKFSELAWEFQKKMHLWLSEQETFIQNQAPEELETEIFTQLSRETQQKLQHEEDKIFECLEKYIKDGASGTYMLEIKEDFIRSSKSTTSTFHHYSHQQLERAKNNRKRHCRYYNSEAEFRKIIEQEVDKLLEDCRSRERKLNNEELEREFQAMWRGVLSESMLFSSMKQTIFQEMQSLLEEDLEIRGRLMHQEAGSLLHYSMSSFTMKKEHLDLAWSETLKELFTKENWLKAEELATSLMRQCSAYIDEKANSKADYDEIYCRELLCMINERLQQEDVSKLHTSSCFEVDLKFHILGEAAHVFQEIHDNFMKETDPQKSQKKLKLQYFSILKDLYLDKEVSHKRARDFCDQCLKPALVDYMNKRLGIAIADDILRSGQSIDYSSRGFFQFTTQKKLLEENDFYNYVRYIENYEDFVKTWIQRHLVDHYSENEGLEDLEKEILSTVIDRVRGTLENSKDKSNTVLAFTDNFCKVLQKDLVISKDSLVGIRFINTVNTGKFIAFIQTSLSHLEQQILAEFKNLETESKLSLLSVKPQDEIFKRVFGCGKQCPFCNVPCEAAGTDHKEHFASVHRPQGLGTYRCIETNILAYELCSSAVISNYIFQCPETQWKDHPFKDYRAIFPSWCIQPDPSINTSDYWKFVFKEFNQEFAERYHAEPADLPGDWEKITKEQALESLEEAFKMK; encoded by the coding sequence agagaaagagagcactCCAGGACCTCCTGGTCACGCTGAAGATGGAGCAGCACAGAAGCATGAAACTGGGGTTGAAGGATCTCCAAGAAATAAACCAAGAAAATCTACAGAACTGGATTCCTTGGGCATTAGAGGATTTACCGTGGCATTTTATGAGGAAGGTCATGGCTTTGAATGGGACAGCCAGAAACACGAGCCTTGGGCAGAGAGCACCTGGTGACCAAGCCAGCGGTGAGGAGAACGGGGGACAAGGCGATGGTGGCAATGTTCTTCATCATAGCAACATGGACGTTAGagcttctctgaaccccctcgaTGTTCTCTGTGCCGTTCTGCTTTGCTCAGACAGTTTCCTACAGCAGGAGATCCTGTTAAAAATGTCCATGTGCCAGTTTGCCCTCCCTCTGCTGCTACCTGCCCTCGACACCCCCAAGTGCACCCTAATGCTGTGGGCCATGAGGGCCATTGTGAGAAAGTGGAGGCCGCACTCCCTGGCAGAGAGCAGAAGGTTCATAGAGGAGAGCCTGGTGCTCACGTCAATGCCAACCGTTTCCTTTGTGCGGATGGGGAGCTGCAGCTTCTCCAAGTCCAAACTCCTCAATGAGGTTCTCAGCCCCTCCCAGCAGCACCACGATTTCTTCATCCATCGCGACATGGAGTCTGGGAATGTCCCTCGGGAAGTTGCAGATGGGCTGGTGGAGATTTCCTGGTATTTCCCTGGGGGGAATGAGAGCTCAGATCTTTTCCCAGAACCCGTCGCGGTTACAAATCTGCGCGGAGACATTGAGTCGCACTGGCTGCGGTTCAGCTTTTTAACAGAGGTCTCCTCAGCAGTGTTCATAGTTACTGAGAGCATCAGTGAGAGACAATATGCACTGTTATCATCTCTGCTGGGATCAGCCACTGAATACTACTTCATCCTCGGTGCCCAGGCTGAGAAATATAGTCAGACTCTGGGTTTCCTTAGTAAATTAGCCCCAGTGCTGAAACTGAACAAATTAAACGTGCTGGAGAAAAGCAACACCACAAATCAGACAGAATTTGTAGAAAATCTCCAGCACACGATACGAAGCATAATGAACTCCTCTAACAAGAGAGTAAATATAGAAGCCATGGCTACGGCAGCACGTGAATTAGGTGTCCTGGTAGATGAGGACTGTGAGGAATGTCAGAGTGGAAGCAAGTGGGCTAGAGAAATTACCATGAACATGAGAGATGTGTCCAACTGCAAGACAGAAATGCTGAAACTCCAAGGAGATCTGTGGAAAACTTTGACTAAAGTTGAAAAAGAGCTGTGCAGAATGAAAGAACAAGGGACTGTCCCTCCTGAAGACTATAAAGTGCAGCTGAAAGAAAAACTGTCAGAGCTTCATGCCCAGCAAAATAATTGTGAGCTTAACGATGGGCTGATTAAATTTATCAATGGACTAGAACAACTTACTGCAGTGGAAAAACATCACTTCCTCAAATGGCTGAAATATAAGCTGGATCACATTGCTAAGGATGAACATGCCAGACTACAAGCTCAGTATAATGCTTTGGCAGGTGACCCACAAAAGCTAGAAGAACTGGGTGAATTCATCTCTGCCGGTTCCTTAGGGGTGGAGCATTTCCTGCGTGAGTTGGGGCAGTTGTATGAGGCTGAACATGCAATGGTGAAGGAAGGTAAAATGGCAGAAATCGAAAAGCAATTCACCCGTCTCCCAGGCATAGCAGCTGACCTGATGCTGGAAGGGTTTCCCATGGAGCTGATCGATGGAGATGCCTCCAATATCCCACTGCAGTGGATGACAGATGTTCTGACCCAGCTCCATGTCAAGCTGGGGGAAAAGTCCAGAATGCTGGTTCTAACGGTTCTGGGAGTGCAGAGCACTGGGAAATCCACCCTCCTCAACACCATGTTCAGCCTGCAGTTTGCAGTGAGCAGTGGCCAAAGTACACATGGAGCCTTCATGTCACTCATTAAAGTGGCAGAGAACTTTCGGGAAGACCTGGGCTGTGATTTCATCCTGGTGATAGACACAGAAGGCCTGAAAGCCCCTGAACCAGCCAAGCTGGAGGATAGTTATCAACATGACAATGAGCTGGCCACACTGGTGATTGGACTGAGTGACATAACAATTGTTGACATGGCCATGACGGAGAACGTCACCGAAATGAAGAATGTTCTGCAAATTATGGTCCATGCCTTTCTCAGAATAAAGGAAATCAGGCAAAACCCCCAGTGTTTATTTGTGCATCACAACGTCAGGGATATGTCTGCGCATGGACAAAACATGAGGGACAGGAAGCACCTCCTGGAGCAGCTAGATGAAATGACCAAAGCTGCAGCAAAGATGGAAAAACTACACAAAGAAGTGACATTCTTAGATATTATGGACTATGATCCAGTAATACAAGATTGGTACCTCCCCAGCCTGTGGCACGGAGTCCCTCCCATGGCGCCAGTGAACTTGCAATACAGTGAGAGCGTGGGGAAGCTGAAGAAACACCTGTTTCAGTTGATAAGAATCCATTCAGTTGAGATTCCTCCCAAAAACATTCCCCAGTTTACTGAATGGATGAAGAGCCTGTGGAACGCACTGAAGCATGAGAACTTCTGCTTCAGCTTCAGAAACCCCCTTGCCACGGAGGCCTACAACCAGCTGTCTGCCAAGTTTTCTGAACTGGCATGGGAATTCCAAAAGAAGATGCATCTCTGGCTGTCCGAACAAGAAACTTTCATCCAGAATCAGGCACCAGAGGAACTGGAAACCGAGATCTTCACTCAGTTAAGTCGGGAAACCCAGCAGAAACTGCAGCATGAAGAAGACAAGATTTTTGAGTGtttggaaaaatatataaaagatgGAGCATCAGGCACGTATATGTTAGAGATCAAAGAAGATTTCATCAGGAGCTCAAAAAGCACGACATCTACGTTTCACCATTATTCACACCAACAGCTGGAGAGAGCAAAGAACAATAGAAAGCGCCATTGTAGGTATTACAATAGTGAGGCTGAGTTCAGGAAAATAATTGAACAAGAGGTTGACAAGCTTCTGGAAGACTGCAGGAGTCGGGAGCGTAAACTGAACAACGAGGAACTGGAGCGGGAATTCCAGGCAATGTGGAGAGGGGTGTTGTCCGAGTCAATGTTATTTTCTTCAATGAAGCAAACCATTTTTCAAGAAATGCAAAGCCTGCTGGAAGAGGACCTGGAGATTCGAGGGAGACTGATGCATCAAGAAGCTGGGAGCTTGCTACATTATTCAATGAGTTCTTTTACAATGAAAAAAGAACACTTAGATTTAGCATGGTCCGAAACTTTGAAGGAACTGTTCACAAAGGAAAACTGGCTTAAAGCAGAGGAACTTGCTACATCCTTAATGCGCCAGTGCTCTGCTTACATTGATGAGAAAGCAAATTCCAAAGCAGACTATGATGAAATCTATTGCAGAGAATTGCTGTGTATGATCAATGAGAGACTCCAACAGGAGGATGTTTCAAAACTTCACACTAGTAGCTGCTTTGAAGTTGACCTGAAGTTTCACATTTTGGGAGAAGCTGCTCATGTGTTCCAAGAAATCCATGATAATTTTATGAAAGAAACTGACCCTCAGAAAAGTCAGAAGAAACTTAAACTTCAGTATTTCTCCATCCTGAAAGATCTTTACCTAGACAAAGAGGTAAGTCACAAGAGAGCCAGGGATTTCTGTGACCAGTGTCTGAAACCTGCCCTGGTGGATTATATGAATAAGAGGCTAGGAATAGCAATAGCGGATGACATTCTCAGAAGTGGACAGTCCATTGATTACTCCAGCCGGGGCTTTTTCCAATTTACCACACAGAAAAAATTGTTGGAGGAAAATGATTTTTACAACTATGTGAGATATATTGAAAACTATGAAGATTTTGTGAAAACCTGGATACAGAGACACCTGGTTGATCACTACAGTGAGAACGAAGGCCTGGAAGATTTGGAGAAAGAGATTCTATCCACTGTAATAGACAGAGTCAGGGGCACTCTGGAAAACTCCAAAGATAAGTCTAACACAGTCTTGGCCTTTACAGACAACTTTTGCAAAGTGCTGCAGAAAGATCTGGTCATTTCCAAAGACAGCTTAGTGGGGATACGGTTTATAAACACAGTTAACACTGGGAAATTCATTGCTTTTATTCAGACTTCCCTTTCTCACCTGGAGCAACAAATCTTAGCTGAATTTAAAAATTTGGAAACAGAGTCTAAACTTTCCCTTCTGTCAGTGAAGCCCCAGGATGAAATCTTCAAGCGAGTGtttggctgtgggaagcagtgtcCGTTCTGTAACGTCCCGTGTGAGGCAGCAGGTACTGATCATAAGGAGCATTTTGCATCAGTACATCGGCCTCAAGGATTAGGGACATACCGGTGCATTGAAACAAACATACTAGCTTATGAATTATGCTCCTCTGCTGTGATTTCCAATTACATATTCCAATGCCCGGAGACACAATGGAAGGATCATCCTTTTAAAGATTATCGCGCTATTTTTCCCAGCTGGTGCATCCAGCCAGACCCCAGCATCAACACCTCTGATTACTGGAAGTTTGTTTTTAAGGAGTTTAATCAAGAATTTGCTGAAAGGTATCATGCTGAACCAGCTGATCTCCCAGGGGACTGGGAAAAAATAACCAAAGAGCAGGCTCTGGAGAGCCTGGAGGAAGCATTCAAAATGAAATAA